Sequence from the Sanguibacter keddieii DSM 10542 genome:
CTGCGGGTCGATGCCCGCGCCGTCGTCGCGGACCTCGACCATGACCTGCCCACCGGCGTGGTAGGCGCGCAGGGTCAGGACACCGGTCGAGGGCTTGCCCGAGGCGGTGCGGGTCGCGGGCGACTCGATGCCGTGGTCGACCGCGTTGCGCACGAGGTGCGTCAGCGGGTCCTTGACGGACTCGAGGAGCGAGCGGTCGAGCTCGGTGTCCCCGCCGACCATCTCCAGGCGCACCTCACGGGCGCAGGCGGCCGCGAGGTCGCGCACGATGCGCGGCATCTTGGACCAGATGTGGTCGATCGGCTGCATGCGGGTCTTCATGACCCCTTCCTGCAGCTCGGAGGCGATGAGGCTCAGGCGCTGCGAGGAGCGCGTCAGCTCGGCGTCGGAGTCGAACCCGGCGAGCTGGGCGATCTGGTTGCGGACGAGCACGAGCTCGCCGACCTGGCGCATGAGGTCGTCGAGCAGGTCGACGTCCACGCGGATCGAGGACTCGCTCGTCCCGCGCGAGGCCACGGACTCGGTGGCCTCGGGGGCTGCCGGGCGCGCCGGGGCGGGCGTCGCCGCAGGAGCCACCGGCGTGGTGGGCGCGGCGGCGACGACGGCTGCCGTGACAGCAGCGGCAGACGCCGCAGCGCTCACGGCCCGGTCGCCGTCCTGGGCGTCCGTCGCGGCGAGGACCGCCGCGACAGCCTCGTCCGCTGCGGCCGAGGCCGCGGCGGCTGCCAGCGGTGCGGCCGCGGCGACGGCTGCTGCCGCGAGGTCCTCGGCCGTGGGCTGGCCGACCTCGGGCGCGGCTGCCTCGGGCACGGTGCTCTCGGCTGCGGCCTCGGGCGCGGTCTCCACCTCGTCCTCGCCGTCCAGCGCGCGCTGGATCACCGCGATGACGTCGTCGACCTCGATGCCGGCCTCGCCACCGGTCGACTCGATGCGACCGAGCAGGTCACGGATCGTGTCCACCATGCGCAGCAGCACGTCGGTGGTGTGCTGGTCCATGAGGCGACGTCCGTCGCGCAGCTCGACGAGCAGGCTCTCCCCGACGTGCGCGACCCTCTCGAGGTCGCCGAACGCCAGGAACCCGCTGGTTCCCTTGATCGTGTGGATCGTGCGGAAGACGCTCGAGAGCAGCTCACGCGATCCCGGGGCGCTCTCGAGCGCGACCAGGTCCTGGTCCAGCTGGTCCAGGTTCTCGTAGCTCTCGATCAGGAACTCCCGAACGATGTCGTCAATGTCGTCCACTGACGCACTCCCTCCGCTTCGCGGACGGATAGTTCTACCCGTCACGATCCACAGATCGGTCGCCACGGACCGGGTATGAGGGATTGAACCGTCAACCACCGGGTGACTCGTGGGCGACGGCGCACACACGGCACCGGGCGGCCGGGCCACGGAGGCTCCGTGCCGCAGCCCGTGCGCGGCACACCTCGACACGCAGCACACCGAGCGGTGGACCTCGCAGCGTGGCCGGGAACCCCTGGGGTAGTCTCGTCAGCATGCTGGTGCTGAGTCGACGTGTCGGGGAGAAGCTCCTCATCGGCGACGACATCGTCATCACCATCATCGACACCCGCGGGGACGGCGTCCGGATCGGCATCGACGCCCCCCGGTCCATGCGCGTCAACCGCGCCGAGGTCGTCGAGGCCGTCCAGGCCAGCAACATCGCCGCGACCACGGTCGACGACGACACCCAGGCCGCGCTCATCGCCCTGGTCTCCCAGGCCGCGAAGCCCACGAGCACCGAGACGCCCAGCACCCCGGCCGACGAGGACTCCTCGCCCGCCTGAGCGGCTGCCTGGCCTGCTGGCCACCCCGGCCGCGCCGGGTCCTGACCGAGCCTGCCCGGCTCTGCCCTGCCGCTCAGTCCCAGGCGGGGTCGTCGAGGTGCTCGTCGAGGAGGGCCGCCCACACGAGCGCGCTCGCCGGGAAGCCGTCGAGCAGGCCCACCGGGACGCCGAGCTCGAGGATCGCCGCGGGCTGCGACGTCGCCGAGACGTTGCGGGCCGCGAGGGCGTCGAAGGGCCGGTGCTGCGCGACCGCGGTCATCCAGCGGCGCGCGTCCGCGAGGCTGCGGTCGGCCTCGACGACGGCCCACACCTGGTCCGGGTCGAAGGACGCGACGAGCGACGACGCGATGGTCCAGTCCGACGCGTCCGCGCCGACCCCGAGCGCGACGACGAGCGGCGCCTCGGACTCCACGGTCGCGGCGCGCAGCCGGCGGGCGGACATGCCGGTGATGACCCAGGGGCCGTAGCCCGTCTGCGGGTCGAGCCGTCCCGCGAGCGCGATGCCGGAGTCCGGGACGCCGACGCGACGCGCGACGAGGCGCGCGGCCTCGACGACCTGCTCTCCCTGCCCGGCGACGACCACCACGGAGGCGGGCTCGCGCACGACGGCGGGCGCGCGCGGCACCCGGGCGAGCACCTGGGACAGCGGGTAGGTCCCCTGCCCGGCCGGGAGCTCGGCGAGCAGCTTCTTGGGGACCCCGACGCCGAGGAGCTCGGGGATGCTCGCCCCGGTGGTGCGCACGACGACGAACTCCGCGGGGCGGACCTCCTTGTCGAGGACCACGGGGCTCGGGCCCGACGGCGCGCTCTTGCGCGCCCACGGGTTGCTGCGCCGTGCGGACGTCTGGCCGAAGGGCGCCGCGGCGGGCACCGTGCCGAGGAGGCTCCCCGCCAGACCGGGCTGGGTCGGCGACGCCGCCGCGGCCTGGGCAGCGGTGGCGGCGGCCTCGTCGGCCTGACGGGTCTCCGAGGCGAGCTGGCGCACCGAGTCGAGGATCGACGCGAAGCTGTCCTGCTCGGTCGACACCGGGGCGACGCTGTCGTCCTCGGGCGCGGCCTCGCGGGCAGAGCCGTGGCGGTCGGCGGCGTCGGCGGCCGCGAGCAGCGCGTCGATGCCGACGGGCTGGACGTCGGCCGTGCCCTCGTCGACGGCCGCCCGCCGGGCGGCGTCGTCACCCGACGTGCCGAGCCCCGCGGTGAAGGAGGACGCCGTCGGGCCGGTGCTGCCCAGGCTGCCGCGGCTGCCCGGGGTGACGAGCGGACCAGGGACGTAGGCGACCTCGTCCGGGACCTCGACGGTCAGCTCGAAGCGTTCCTTGGCGAAGAACCCGGCCACACCTCCGGTGCGGACGCGCTCGGCCTTGACGACCTTGGCGGTGGGGCCGATCTCACCGTGCACGCGCACGATGAGGGCCTCGAGGTCGGTCCCCTCAAGCAGCAATCGCTTCGACATCGCGGACAACCCCCACAGCCTCGATCTTCACACCGGATCCGGTGACCTCGGAGTATGACATCACGGGGGCCTCGCCGTGGTGGGTGGCCACGAGGGAGCGCAGCGCGGGGCGTAGCGCCGGGGCGCACACGAGCACCACGTCGACGCCCTGGCTCTCGGCCGCGGCCCGGCCTGCGGCGAAGGACCGCAGCATGGCCTCGAGGCGGTTCGGGTCGAGCAGGATCTGGGTGCCCTGCTCCCCCGGGCGCAGCCCCTCGAGCAGCGCCTGCTCGAGGACCGGCTCGAGGGTCATGACCCGGAGCACGCCCTCGTGGCTGTGCGCGGCGGTGATCGCGGGGGCCAGCTGCAGGCGCGCGGCCTCGACGAGGCCCTCGGCGTCGGTCGAGATCTTGGCGCGCAGGGTGAGCGCCTCGTAGATGCGTCCGAGGTCGCGGACCGGGACCTGCTCGGTGAGCAGCCGCTGGAGCACGCGCTGCACCTCGCCGAGCGTCAGCAGGTTCGGCACGAGCTCGTCGACGACCGCGGGGTTCACCTGCTTGACGCCCTCCGTGAGCACGCGGACGTCCTCGCGGCTCAGCAGCCTGTCGGCGTTGCTGACGATGACGTTCGACAGGTGCGTGATGAGCACCGACACGCGGTCGACGACGGTCGCGCCCGTCATCTCGGCGGCGAAGCGCATCTCGGAGGGCACCCACTTGCCGGCGAGGCCGAACACGGGCTCGTGGACCTCGGTGCCGGGCAGCGAGCCGAGGTCGTCGCCGAGGGCGAGGACCCGGCCGGGCGGCACCTCGCCGCGGGCGGCCTCGACGCCGGAGATGCGCAGCACGTACGTCGACGCGGGCAGCTCGACCGAGTCGCGGGTGCGCACCGGCGGGACCACGATCCCGAGGTCGAGGGCCACCTTGCGGCGCAGGCCCCGGATGCGGGCGAGGAGGTCGTCGTCAGAGCCGGCGCTCACGAGGTCGACGAGGTTGGGCGCGAGCAGGATCTCGAGGGCGGAGACCCGCATGTCCTCGATGAGCTTCTCGGGGGTGTCGGCCACCGGGGCGACGGTCTCGCGGATGGCGGCGTCGAGCTCGGCGTCCTTGGCGATCTTGGCGTCGCGCGCCTTGATGCGCTGGGCACCCAGCAGCAGGCAGGCGCCGACGAGGATGAACGGCAGCTTGGGCATGCCGGGCAGGAGCGCGAGGGCGATCGCGGCGCTGCCCGCGATGAGCAGCGAGTTGCGGGACTGCGAGAGCTGCTTGGACGCCGAGGTGCCGAGGTCGGAGTCGGCGGTGGCCCGGGTGACGATGAGACCGGTGGACACCGAGAGCAGCAGGGCGGGGATCTGGGTGACGAGCCCGTCGCCGATGGTGAGCAGCGAGTACGTCTCGACGGCCTCGCCGACCTCCATGCCGCGCTGCATCATGCCGATCGCGATGCCGCCGACCAGGTTGATGATGGTGATGATGATGCCGGCGATCGCGTCGCCCTTGACGAACTTGGAACCACCGTCCATCGCACCGTAGAAGTCGGCCTCGGCGGCGACGTCCGCGCGGCGCTGGCGCGCCTGGTCCTCGGTGATGAGCCCGGAGTTGAGGTCGGCGTCGATGGCCATCTGCTTGCCGGGCATCGCGTCGAGGGTGAAGCGGGCGCCGACCTCGGCCACGCGCCCGGCACCGTTGGTGATGACCACGAACTGGATCACCACGAGGATGAGGAAGATGACGAGCCCGATGATGAGCGAGCCGCCGACCACGAAGTGCCCGAAGGCGTCGATGACCTCGCCGGCGTAGCCGTCACGGAGCACGAGGCGGGTCGAGGCCACGTTGAGCCCGAGCCGGAACAGCGTCGCGACGAGGATCAACGAGGGGAAGACCGAGAAGTCGAGCGGTCGCTGCACGTACATGGTCGTCAGCAGGATGACCAGGGACATGACGATGTTGACGACGATGAGCACGTCGAGCAGCCAGGCGGGCAGCGGGATGACGAGCAGCATCACGATGCCGACCACCCCGACGGGTACCGCCAGCTTGGCGAGGTCGCGGTTCTTCATGCTCGGGCCTCCGAGAGGGTGGACGTCCCCGGTGCGGGGCCGTCGGGCTGCGTGGTGGTCTGGGTGCTGGTCTGCGATGCGGTGGGCGCCTCGCCGTCCGGCGGGCGCGCCGTGCGCGACGCCCGGGTGCGGCGTGCGGGCGGCGGGGTGCCGGGTGGTGGTTCGGGGATGGTCGGCTGCGGCATGCTGCGGACGCCGTCCGTGCTGGCGCCCCGGCGCTTGAGGGCCATGACGAAGGCGAGCACCTGGGCGACCGCCGCGTAGAGGTCGGCGGGGATCTCCTCGCCGATCTCGCACGCTCCGTGCAGGGCACGGGCCAGCGGCACGTCGGAGATCATCGGGACGCTCTTCTCGGCCGCGACCTCGCGGATGCGGGCGGCGACGTGGCCGGCGCCCTTGGCGACGACGCGCGGTGCGCCGGTGCCGGCCTCGTACTTCAGGGCGACGGCGACGTGCGTCGGGTTGACGAGCACCACGTCGGCGTCGCCCACCGAGGCGATCATGCGGTTGCGGCTCATGGCGATCTGCTTGGAGCGGATGGCGCCCTTGAGCTGCGGGTCTCCCTCGGACTGCTTGTTCTCCTGCTTGACCTCGTACTTCGACATCCGCGTCTTCTTGCGGTTGCGCTTCATCACCACGACGAGGTCGAGGATGGCGAGGGCGATGCCGGCGGCCACCGCGCTCCACAGCAGCGCCTGGATGCCGCCGCCCGCCGCCGACAGCAGCGCGCCGACGGACAGGCCGCCCGCGGTGAGCAGCACCGGCATGAGGTTCTGGATCGCGATGTAGAGCACGAGCCCGACGACGAGGGTCTTGGCGAGGGCCTTGACGCCCTGCCACAGCGCCTGTCCGCCGAAGGTGTTCTTGATGCCCTTGACGAGGTTGAAGTGGTCGAACTTCGGCTTGAGCTTCTTGGTCGCGACGTGCAGGCCGCCCTGCGACACGTTGCCCACGACCGCCGCGAGGACCACCACGACGAGCAGCGGCGTGAGGCTCGTGAGGATGGAGTCCATCCCGGTGCCGAGCAGGTCGACGACCACGAGCGGGTCCGGGTTCGAGATGATCTCGCGGACGGCGCTCAGCTGGTCGACCGCGGCCTCGGCACCGCGGCCGAGAGCCACGGGCAGCATGACCGCGGCGGCGCCGATGCCGAGCCAGGCGCTGAGGTCCTGCGACCGCTGGAGCGCACCGTCCTTGCGGTTCTGCTTCATCCGCTTCGGTGTCGCCTGCTCGGTCTTCTCCCCCGAGTCACCTCCCCCGCTCACGAGGTGACCCCCAGCATCGACTCGAGGGACGTGCCCGTGAGGGACTCGATGATCCGCGGCATCGCGAGGTAGGTGAGCGACGCGAGGCTGAGCGTGAGCAAGATCTTCAGCGGGAAGCCGAGCGCGAAGGCGTTGAGCGCGGGAGCCACACGGGTGAGCAGGCCGAGGCCGACGTCGGCGAGGAACAGCACGACCACGAGCGGCCCGGCGATCTGCAGCGTCGCGAGGAACATGCCCGTGAGGCTCGACGTGAGGGCCTCGCCGAGGCGGGCGAGGTCGAGGGTGGACCCGAGCGGGAGCGCGTCGAAGGTCCGGACGAGCCCGCCGATGACCATCTGGTAGCCGTTCGAGGCGAAGAGGATGACCACGGCGGTCAGCTGGTAGAGCCGGGCGAACTGCGCGCCGTTGACCTGGGTCATCGGGTCGAAGCCCTGGGCCAGCGAGAACCCGCCCATGAGGTCGATGAGCGCGCCCGCCGACTGGACGGCCGAGAACACGACCGCCACGAGGAACCCCAGCCCGGCTCCGATGATGGCCTCCCCCACGAGCAGCACGACGTACTCGCCGGTGCTGTCCGGGACCAGGTTCTCCACGCGCGGCGAGACGGCGAGCGCGAGACCGGTCGCCAGCATGACCTTGACGGTCGCGGGGATGCCGCGGTGCGAGAACGGCGGCGCGACGACGAGGAACGCCACCATGCGCACGCCCACGAGCATGAGGGACTCGAGCGCGCCGAGGGAGAGGCTGAGGGTCACCGGTCAGCCCCCGAGCAGACCGGGGATGCGGCCGAAGAGCTCGTGGGTGAACGAGATCATCTCGGAGATCATCCAGTGCCCGGAGATCAGCAGCGCGAGTGAGACCGCGATGGCCTTGGGCACGAAGCTGAGGGTGACCTCCTGGATCTGGGTGATGGACTGCAGGAGCGAGACCGCAAAACCGACGACGAGCGCCGTGATGAGGACCGGTGCGCACAGCTTGGCCGCGATGATGAGGCCCTGCACGCCGATGTCGAGGACTGCCGAGGTGTCCATGGCCGCTACCCGTAGCTTCCGACGAGGGCCGTGACGATCATGCCCCAGCCGTCCACGAGGACGAACAGGAGGATCTTGAACGGCAGCGAGATCATCACCGGCGGGAGCATCATCATGCCCATGGACATGAGCGAGGCGGACACCACGAGGTCGATGACGAGGAAGGGGATGAAGATGACGAAGCCGATGATGAACGCGGCCCGCAGCTCGGAGAGCATGAAGGACGGGATGAGCGTGAGCATCGGGACGGTCGACGGGTCGGTCGGGTTGGGCTGGTCGGCGGCCCGCGTCATGAGCGCGATGTCCTCCTCGCGCGTCTGCCCGAGCATGAACTCGCGCAGCGGCGCGGAGCCCGCCTCGACGGCCGCCCCGAAGTCGAGCCCGCCGTTGACGTAGGGCTGCACGCCGAGCTCGTTCACCTGGCCGATGATCGGCGCCATGATGAAGAGCGAGAGGAACAGCGCGAGGCCGGCCAGGACCTGGTTCGGCGGGACGCCCTGCAGGCCGAGGGCGTTCCGGGTGAGGGCGAGCACCACGAAGATCTTGGTGAAGCTCGTCATCATGAGCAGCAGCGACGGCGCCACGGACAGCAGCGTGATGCCGAGGAGCACGACGATCGAGCTGCTGGGTGCCGTCGTGGTCCCGTCGAGGTCGACGGTGACGACCCCGGGGGCCGGGGCGACCGGGTCGACGGGGGCGATCGGGTCGCCCGGTGCCGCGACGAGCTCGACGGCGTGCGCCGTGACCGGCGCGAGGACCGTGGTCGCGGTGGCGCCGACCAGGGCGAGGACGAGGACGAGGAGCGTCAGGACGAGCGGGCGCAGCCGGGAGGGCCTCAGGGGGGCCGCGGCCCTCACCGTCGGGCCCGGGTCTGCACGGCGCTGACCGCCTGGCGCCAGGTCGCCGGCGACAGGATCGACCCGTCGACGGCCGAGCGGCCCGGGACGAGCGCGGGGTCGACGGTGGCTGCAGGCGCAGTCGTGGTCGCAGCCGCGTCCGTGGTGGTGCTCGCACCCGTGGTCTCGCTCGCCCCGACGATGCCGGCGAAGACCTCGTCGAAGGCGGGCGACGGCGTGGCGGCCGCGGGCGTCGCGGAGACCTGCTGCGGAGCCTTGGTCAGCGACACCGTCGCCGGGAGCTCCTCGGGCTCGGGCTCGGGCACGGGCGCGTCCATCGTGGTGAGCAGCGTGACGCCGGCCTCGCTCACGCCGAGGACGAGGCGCTGGGCGCCGACGTCGACGACGGCGACGCTCGCCTTGGGGCCGAGGGCCTGACGGCCGACGAGGCCGATGACCGCGGCGGGCCGGCGGCGCCGGGGCGCAGCAGGGCGGCGCGACGCGCCGGGGACCAGCGCCCTGAGGGGTGCGACGAGGCGAGCGACGAAGCCGTCCTGCGAGCGCCCGGAGGCGCGGTCGTCGAGCACCCGGCCCAGGACCACGACGAGGCCGATGACCACGACGAGGGCGAGCACGGTGCGCAGTGCGAGGACGGCGGTGTCCATCAGGCCGAGGCCTCCGCGAGGTCGACGATCTCGGTGATGCGCAGGCCGTAGTCCTCGTCGATGACGACGACCTCGCCGCGGGCGATGAGGCGACCGTTGACCATGAGGTCGGCCGGGCTGCCGGCGACCCGGTCGAGCTCGATGACGGCGCCGGGGACGAGCTCGAGCACCTGGCGGACGGGCAGCTTGGCGCGGCCGATCTCGGCGGAGAGGGTCATCTCGACGTCGTAGAGGAGCCGGAGGTTGTCGCCCACCGAGGCTCCCTTCGAGGTGCCGGCGGCCCCGGCCTGTGCTGCGGGCACGACGTCCTGGTCGGCGCGCAGGCGCAGGCCGAACCAGCCGCGGACCACGCCTGCCGCCTCGAGGGCGAAGACGTGCACGTCGTCGGCGCCGAAGGCGGTGCCGGCGTCGCGGATCTGGGCCTCGCCGAGGACTCCCTCGCCGAGCGTCGCGGACGCGGCCTCGAGGGCCGGGCGGAGCGCGTCGGCGACCGACACGAGCGCGCCGGCGCCCGCACCGGCGAGGGCCTCCTCGATCGCCGTCTTCGCGATGACCGCGAGGTCGGCGCTGCGGGTGCCCACGAGCGACGCGGTCACGGCGACCTCGTCGGCGCCCGGGCCGGTGCCCGGCTCGCACGGCGAGACGACGAGCGGCACGTCGGAGGGGACGAGGCGGGCGAGCGCCTCGGCGGCGGCTCGGACCAGCTCGGTGGTCTCGGCGGCTCCAGCGTCAGCGGTGTTCATCGGTCTTCTCCTTCAGAGTCCACGATCTTGCAGGCAAGTTGGCGTCCGTTGTTCCCTGCGACCCCGTGGGCGAGGACGATGCCGTCCACCACCACGTCGAGGGGGCGGGACACGGGGTGGTTCAGGTGGATGACCTCGCCGACCGTGAGGTCGACGACGTCGCGCGGGTGGACCGTCACGGGGCGCATCCGCACGTGCACGTCGACGGGGACGGTGCTCATCGTGCGGTGGAGGCGGTCGCTCGCGGCGGCGGCCTCGGCCAGCTCGTCCTTGCTCCGCTGCACGACGCCCTCGCCGGCCCGCATGGGGGCGAGCAGCACGTCGGCCGGGATCATGAGCGTCGCGGTCGTGGGGCGCTCGGCGACGGTGAGGGTGAAGGTCGCGACGATCACGGCCTCCGAGGCCGGGGCGGCCTGCACGAACTGCGGGTTGTACTGGATCGCCTTGACGCGCACGTCGAGGGGGACGACGGCCACGAAGGCGTAGCGCAGGTCGGCCAGGGCCCCCGACAGCATGTCGGTGATGAGCGTGGTCTCGATCTCGGTGAGCTCGCGCGGGAGCTCTTCGCGGACCAGGCCGGGTCCGCCGAGCACGTAGTCGACCCAGAGCATCGAGGTCTCGGAGGCCACCTGGAGCACGGCCGTCGAGCGCGTGGTCTCGATGCTGCAGAGCACCATCGTGGTGTGGTTGGGGAGGCGGCGGACGTACTCGTCGTACGAGACCATCTCGACGCCGTCGAGCCCCACGCCGACCATCACCCGCAGGCGGGAGGTCAGCTGGGTGCCCCACTGGCGGGCGAAGGTCTCGAACGCCATCTCGAAGGCGCGTCCGTGCTCGCGGGCGAGCGTCATGGGGCGTCGGAAGTCGTACGCCTCGGGCTGGGCTGGGCGTTGTCGGCGCACAGCGGGGCGCGCCTTGTCCTGGACCGTCACGAAGAGCACCATCGGCTCTCGCAGCGCGGGTATGAGGAAAAGCAGGCACCGGGTGAAAACTAGTTCTCAGGTTGCGCCCCGGCGGCCCTCGTGGGCGCCGTGGTGCGGGTGCTGCTGGTCCTTCCCTCGACGTGCGCGCAGAGCACGCACGTGAAGCACGAGGGTCATGTGGCGCCCTCCATGGCGCCCCGACTCACCGGCATCCGTGCCGGTCACTGGTCACCTCACTGGGTGACGAAGTCCGTCAGGTAGACGCCCATCACCTCGCCCTCGTACAGCTCGTCGAGCTGGTGCGCGAGCTCGCCCTTGAGGGCGTCTCGCGACTCCGGGTCGGAGACCTCTTCCACGGACTTGCCGGAGAAGAGGACGATCGCGGCGTCACGGGCCTTCGCGGCGTCCAGCTCGTGGGCTTCCGCCGTGAGCTGGAGGCCGAGGCCCAGACGCAGGTAGTGGCCGTCGGCGAGGTTGATGCTCATCGCCTCGACGGTGAAGACCTCGCCGGGCTCGGGGGCGGGCTCTGCGGCCTCGGCCTCCTTGCCCATGACGAGGAAGTAGTAGGCGGCAGCCGCGAGGGCCACCACGACGATCCCGACGATGACGAAGAGCTTCTTCTTGCTCTTCTTCGGCTCGGCCTCGGGCGCGGCGGCGTCGGCCTTGGGCTTGATGCCGCCGCCGGCCTGCGCGGCGCCGGGGCGCTGGGGCGCGTTCATCACACGCTGTTCGATGGGCACTGGAGGCTCACCCTTCGGGGAGGGTCGGGACGATGGGCAGGAGAGCGCGGATGCGCTCGGGCTGGTCGCTCAGGACCACGAGGTCGACGCGGCGGTTGGCGGTGAGGCCCTCCGCGGTCTCGTTGGGCTGGAGCGGCCGGGAGTCGCCGTAGCCGACGGCGGAGATCCGGGTGGGCGGCATGCCGTCGGCCTCGACCATCCGGCGCAGCACCTGCGTCGCACGGTCGGAGGACAGCTCCCAGTTGGACGCGTACCGGGCGGTGGGCACCGAGTCGGCGTGGCCCTCGATCGAGATCTCGTTCGGCAGCGGCAGCATGAACGGCGTCATGGTGTCGACGACCGCCTGCGACGTCGGGGTGAGGACGGCGCTCTCGGAGGCGAAGAACACCTCGTCGGTGATCATGCCGATGACGAGCCCGCGCTCGTCGATGCGGAACTGGACCACACCCTCCATGCCCCCGGCGGCGAGCGCCGTGTCGATCTTCTCGGCGAGCTCGGCGAAGCTCTGGTACTCGACGCGGGCGGCCGCGATGTCGGCCGGTGAGGCCGCGTCACCGGCACCGGTCGAGTCACCGCCGTCGCCGGAGGTGGACTCGTCGACGGTCGACGGGATGATCTTGTCGACCGCGGGCACCACGGCCTCGGTGGGGTTGTCCGTGAGCACGCCCGCGCCGTCGCTGAGGATCGAGACCTGCGGGGCGTTGAAGCCTGCGGCGAGCGACTGGCGCAGCTGGTCGTACTTGACCTCGTCGACCTGGCTGATGGCGTAGAGGACGATGAAGAGGGCGACGAGGACGGTCATCATGTCCGCGTAGCTCACGAGCCACCGCTCGCTGTCCTCGTGCTCCTCCTCGAGCTGCTTCTTGCCCTTCTTCTTGCCGCCGCCGCTGCTCACGC
This genomic interval carries:
- the fliN gene encoding flagellar motor switch protein FliN — translated: MNTADAGAAETTELVRAAAEALARLVPSDVPLVVSPCEPGTGPGADEVAVTASLVGTRSADLAVIAKTAIEEALAGAGAGALVSVADALRPALEAASATLGEGVLGEAQIRDAGTAFGADDVHVFALEAAGVVRGWFGLRLRADQDVVPAAQAGAAGTSKGASVGDNLRLLYDVEMTLSAEIGRAKLPVRQVLELVPGAVIELDRVAGSPADLMVNGRLIARGEVVVIDEDYGLRITEIVDLAEASA
- a CDS encoding flagellar motor switch protein FliM, coding for MTVQDKARPAVRRQRPAQPEAYDFRRPMTLAREHGRAFEMAFETFARQWGTQLTSRLRVMVGVGLDGVEMVSYDEYVRRLPNHTTMVLCSIETTRSTAVLQVASETSMLWVDYVLGGPGLVREELPRELTEIETTLITDMLSGALADLRYAFVAVVPLDVRVKAIQYNPQFVQAAPASEAVIVATFTLTVAERPTTATLMIPADVLLAPMRAGEGVVQRSKDELAEAAAASDRLHRTMSTVPVDVHVRMRPVTVHPRDVVDLTVGEVIHLNHPVSRPLDVVVDGIVLAHGVAGNNGRQLACKIVDSEGEDR
- a CDS encoding flagellar basal body-associated FliL family protein; translation: MNAPQRPGAAQAGGGIKPKADAAAPEAEPKKSKKKLFVIVGIVVVALAAAAYYFLVMGKEAEAAEPAPEPGEVFTVEAMSINLADGHYLRLGLGLQLTAEAHELDAAKARDAAIVLFSGKSVEEVSDPESRDALKGELAHQLDELYEGEVMGVYLTDFVTQ
- a CDS encoding flagellar motor protein MotB, with product MSSGGGKKKGKKQLEEEHEDSERWLVSYADMMTVLVALFIVLYAISQVDEVKYDQLRQSLAAGFNAPQVSILSDGAGVLTDNPTEAVVPAVDKIIPSTVDESTSGDGGDSTGAGDAASPADIAAARVEYQSFAELAEKIDTALAAGGMEGVVQFRIDERGLVIGMITDEVFFASESAVLTPTSQAVVDTMTPFMLPLPNEISIEGHADSVPTARYASNWELSSDRATQVLRRMVEADGMPPTRISAVGYGDSRPLQPNETAEGLTANRRVDLVVLSDQPERIRALLPIVPTLPEG